The following proteins come from a genomic window of Acetobacteroides hydrogenigenes:
- a CDS encoding beta-ketoacyl-[acyl-carrier-protein] synthase family protein, translating into MNRVVITGMGIYSCIGKNLEEVKDSLYNGKSGIGLDPARKEMGFRSGLTGMLELPNLKGKLDRRSRVCLPEQGYYAYVATLEALQNAGVDHDFLMQNEVGILYGNDSSAKAVIEGVDILRAKNDTTLIGSGNIFQAMNSTVTMNLSTIFNLRGINFTIAGACASGSHSIGMAYLLIKNGLQDYVICGGAQEVNSYSVGSFDGLSAFSIREDDPAAASRPFDKNRDGLIPSGGAATLFVESLDSALRRGAPILGEIVGYGFSSNGEHISVPNVDGPSRSLRMAIKDAGIDCKAIAYVNAHATSTPIGDFNEAKAIADVFGDNKPYVASTKSMTGHEMWMAGASEIIYSTLMMQNGFIAPNINLAEKDEASEALNIPTQTVDVEFDTFLSNSFGFGGTNSTLIVKKYNK; encoded by the coding sequence ATGAATAGAGTGGTTATTACTGGTATGGGGATTTATTCCTGTATTGGCAAAAATCTTGAAGAAGTAAAGGACTCATTATATAACGGAAAGTCAGGTATAGGATTAGATCCAGCCCGTAAGGAGATGGGCTTTCGTTCTGGGTTAACAGGCATGTTGGAGTTGCCCAATCTTAAGGGTAAACTCGATCGTCGAAGCCGAGTGTGTCTGCCCGAGCAGGGATACTACGCTTATGTTGCAACGCTCGAAGCGCTGCAGAATGCGGGTGTCGATCACGATTTCCTCATGCAAAACGAGGTAGGAATACTCTACGGCAACGATAGTTCCGCTAAAGCGGTGATCGAAGGAGTGGATATCCTGCGTGCAAAGAATGATACCACGCTTATCGGTTCGGGTAACATTTTTCAGGCAATGAATTCTACCGTTACCATGAACCTTTCGACGATCTTTAATCTTCGAGGCATAAACTTTACCATTGCAGGTGCCTGTGCTAGCGGTTCCCACTCTATAGGTATGGCCTACCTTCTTATTAAGAATGGCCTTCAAGACTACGTTATTTGTGGAGGAGCGCAGGAGGTAAACAGCTACTCTGTTGGAAGCTTCGATGGCTTAAGCGCCTTTTCGATTCGCGAGGACGATCCTGCTGCTGCATCGCGTCCATTCGATAAGAATAGGGATGGCTTGATTCCTAGCGGTGGTGCTGCCACTCTTTTTGTGGAAAGCTTAGATTCAGCTCTTCGTAGGGGTGCACCCATTTTGGGTGAAATCGTTGGTTACGGCTTTTCCTCTAATGGCGAGCATATATCGGTTCCTAATGTCGACGGTCCAAGTCGTTCGCTTAGGATGGCGATAAAGGATGCTGGTATTGACTGCAAGGCTATTGCCTATGTCAACGCGCATGCAACATCTACCCCCATTGGCGATTTTAACGAGGCAAAGGCTATTGCCGATGTTTTTGGCGATAACAAGCCTTACGTAGCCTCTACCAAATCGATGACCGGACACGAAATGTGGATGGCTGGGGCTAGCGAAATCATTTACTCTACGCTAATGATGCAGAACGGGTTTATTGCGCCTAACATCAACCTTGCCGAAAAGGACGAGGCTTCGGAAGCGCTTAATATCCCAACCCAAACGGTAGATGTAGAGTTTGACACGTTCCTTTCGAACTCGTTCGGATTTGGAGGAACCAACTCAACCCTAATTGTGAAAAAGTATAATAAATAG
- a CDS encoding acyl carrier protein, whose amino-acid sequence MTNEEIKEKLTAVLADEFEVDASIITPDAPLMETLDLDSLDLVDVVVLIEQNFGVTLKGPDFVGIKTFEDFYNLISAKVNGGN is encoded by the coding sequence ATGACAAACGAAGAAATTAAGGAAAAGTTGACCGCCGTGTTGGCCGATGAATTTGAAGTAGATGCTTCTATTATTACTCCAGATGCTCCTTTAATGGAAACGCTTGATCTCGACAGCTTGGACCTTGTTGATGTGGTGGTGCTGATTGAGCAAAACTTTGGCGTAACGCTAAAAGGACCTGATTTTGTAGGCATCAAAACGTTTGAAGATTTTTACAACCTGATCTCGGCAAAGGTTAATGGAGGAAACTAG
- the fabG gene encoding 3-oxoacyl-ACP reductase FabG encodes MKYALVTGGSRGIGRAICVKLAQMGYQVVVNYKSNKEEAEKTLELIAEQGGKGDMLQFDVANAQETAAALEGWHSANAGAHISVLVNNAGIRKDNLMMWMQPEEWSAVLNISLNGFYNVTQPLLKNMLVKKFGRIINVVSLSGIKGLPGQTNYSAAKGGMIAATKALAQEVAKKGVTVNAVAPGFIKTEMTADLDEAELKRLIPTGRFGEAKEVAELVGFLASENSAYITGEVISINGGLYT; translated from the coding sequence ATGAAATATGCACTGGTAACTGGCGGTAGTCGTGGAATAGGACGAGCAATTTGCGTAAAGCTTGCTCAGATGGGCTATCAGGTGGTTGTAAACTATAAATCGAATAAGGAAGAAGCCGAAAAGACTCTTGAACTTATAGCAGAGCAAGGTGGTAAGGGGGATATGCTGCAGTTTGATGTGGCAAATGCTCAGGAAACTGCTGCCGCTCTCGAAGGTTGGCATTCGGCAAATGCTGGTGCGCATATCTCTGTGCTGGTTAACAACGCTGGCATTCGCAAGGACAACCTGATGATGTGGATGCAGCCTGAGGAGTGGAGTGCAGTACTCAACATCAGCCTTAACGGATTTTATAATGTAACTCAGCCCTTGCTAAAGAATATGCTAGTAAAGAAGTTTGGACGTATTATCAACGTCGTTTCTCTATCGGGCATCAAGGGATTACCCGGGCAAACTAATTATTCGGCTGCAAAGGGAGGTATGATTGCTGCAACCAAAGCGCTTGCACAGGAGGTTGCCAAAAAGGGTGTTACCGTAAATGCAGTTGCTCCTGGGTTTATCAAAACCGAGATGACTGCCGATCTTGATGAGGCAGAGCTGAAGCGCCTCATCCCAACCGGGCGTTTTGGCGAGGCAAAGGAAGTTGCGGAGCTTGTGGGCTTTCTGGCATCCGAAAACTCAGCCTACATAACCGGTGAGGTTATTTCGATAAATGGAGGATTATATACGTAG
- the xylE gene encoding D-xylose transporter XylE, whose product MTRSTNFNFVVFLTMVAALGGLLFGYDTAVISGTVASLQVNFIDPLNLPETSANSLLGFTVSSALVGCIVGGMIGGWMALTFGRKNTLIAAAVMFGISALGSGFPEMGFAPFGSNVESYLTPFIVYRIIGGIGVGLASMLSPMYIAETAPADKRGALVSWNQFAIIFGMLLVYFVNYFIAKQGTSDWLNTIGWRWMFISELLPAALFLVLLFFIPESPRWLVLKGHNDRAHKVLSLIRTESEAQAELNEIKNSVAEKSKGSIFSFGSAVVVIGIMLSVFQQFVGINVVLYYAPEIFKNMGSQTDTALLQTIIVGAINLTFTVLAIFTVDKWGRKPLQIIGAWGMSISMFTLGATFFFNKMGVLSLLAMLTYVASFAMSWGPIVWVLLSEIFPNKIRGKAMAIAVASQWIANYLVSWTFPIMDKSTLLNGMFNHAFPYWIYGAISALAAFFMIRFVPETKGKTLEEMEKVFIKSK is encoded by the coding sequence ATGACTAGAAGCACCAACTTTAACTTTGTAGTCTTTCTAACGATGGTAGCCGCCCTTGGGGGGCTACTGTTCGGCTACGATACTGCGGTAATATCGGGTACTGTAGCTTCGCTGCAAGTTAACTTTATTGATCCGCTTAACCTACCCGAAACCTCGGCCAACTCGCTGCTAGGCTTTACTGTTTCAAGTGCCCTAGTTGGCTGCATCGTTGGCGGAATGATAGGAGGATGGATGGCCTTAACTTTTGGTCGAAAGAACACTCTGATTGCTGCTGCGGTTATGTTTGGCATATCCGCACTAGGCTCTGGATTCCCCGAAATGGGATTTGCCCCTTTCGGATCGAATGTAGAGAGCTATCTTACTCCTTTTATTGTTTATCGTATCATTGGGGGGATTGGCGTTGGACTTGCCTCTATGCTCTCGCCCATGTACATCGCCGAAACGGCTCCGGCAGATAAGCGGGGTGCATTGGTTTCCTGGAACCAGTTTGCCATAATCTTTGGAATGCTGCTTGTTTACTTTGTAAACTACTTTATTGCCAAGCAGGGAACTTCAGATTGGTTAAATACCATCGGTTGGCGATGGATGTTTATTTCTGAGCTATTACCTGCAGCCCTTTTCCTTGTGCTTTTATTCTTCATTCCCGAAAGCCCACGCTGGTTGGTGTTAAAAGGTCACAACGATAGGGCTCATAAAGTACTTTCGCTAATCCGTACGGAAAGCGAAGCGCAAGCCGAACTAAACGAAATAAAGAATAGCGTAGCCGAAAAATCGAAAGGAAGCATCTTCTCTTTTGGTTCTGCTGTTGTCGTTATTGGAATTATGCTTTCTGTTTTTCAGCAGTTTGTCGGTATTAACGTGGTGCTTTACTATGCCCCCGAGATCTTTAAGAACATGGGTTCGCAAACAGATACCGCTCTTCTCCAGACTATCATTGTGGGGGCGATTAATCTAACCTTTACAGTACTTGCTATATTTACTGTCGATAAGTGGGGTAGAAAACCGTTACAGATCATAGGTGCTTGGGGAATGTCTATTAGCATGTTTACGTTAGGGGCAACCTTCTTCTTCAATAAGATGGGGGTGCTTTCGCTTTTAGCAATGCTTACCTATGTTGCTTCATTTGCCATGTCTTGGGGACCTATAGTTTGGGTGCTTCTTTCCGAGATATTCCCCAATAAGATTAGGGGTAAGGCGATGGCCATTGCTGTTGCTTCGCAGTGGATTGCAAACTACCTTGTTTCTTGGACATTTCCGATAATGGATAAGTCGACGTTGCTTAATGGGATGTTCAATCACGCCTTCCCTTATTGGATTTATGGGGCGATAAGCGCTTTGGCTGCATTTTTTATGATAAGGTTTGTTCCAGAAACTAAAGGAAAAACTCTTGAGGAGATGGAAAAAGTTTTTATAAAAAGTAAATAA
- a CDS encoding anaerobic ribonucleoside-triphosphate reductase activating protein: protein MLNKEMAQMMRIGGFQKQSFIDWDGRMVAVVFTQGCNFRCGYCHNPSLVIPEFYNTAACISEDEVLAALLSRCGWLDGVVISGGEPTLQPCLKQFIQKIKAMGYLVKLDTNGTNPNLLEELIYERLIDYVAMDIKTIPTYERYSQVTPISRCQFSKVLQTMRLLQQNVISYQFRTTIVPTLHSSEDIIELKRQMTKCPCVTLQMYREGDTVACYL, encoded by the coding sequence ATGTTGAATAAGGAGATGGCGCAAATGATGCGTATAGGAGGTTTCCAAAAACAAAGTTTCATCGATTGGGATGGTCGAATGGTTGCTGTGGTTTTTACACAGGGCTGCAACTTTAGATGCGGCTACTGTCATAATCCTTCGCTAGTCATTCCTGAATTCTATAATACGGCTGCTTGCATTTCGGAGGATGAAGTGCTAGCAGCCCTTCTCTCTCGATGTGGTTGGCTCGATGGTGTTGTGATATCGGGAGGAGAGCCAACCCTTCAACCTTGCTTAAAGCAGTTTATTCAAAAAATTAAGGCTATGGGCTATTTGGTGAAACTTGATACCAATGGTACCAATCCTAACCTACTGGAGGAGTTGATCTACGAACGTTTGATCGATTACGTTGCTATGGATATAAAAACAATACCTACCTACGAACGCTATTCTCAGGTAACACCTATAAGTAGGTGCCAATTCTCCAAGGTTCTGCAAACGATGAGGTTGCTTCAGCAGAATGTTATATCTTATCAATTTCGAACCACTATCGTACCAACCTTGCATAGTTCAGAAGATATCATCGAGCTAAAACGGCAAATGACCAAATGTCCTTGCGTTACACTCCAGATGTATCGAGAAGGTGATACGGTGGCATGCTACCTTTAG
- a CDS encoding LpxL/LpxP family acyltransferase yields MEETSRKAWNGKSRGGSFGHLFFILVIKYLGIRAAYFHLLFVVPYFVPFAPKATKAMWRYNRHILKYGKLKAGWMILVSYYRFGQTIIDKVAILNGMANRYKFDFDNYEEFLSVLNSGEGVTIIGAHVGSWEVGAPFFDHYGRKINIVMYDAEYQKIKAAIEKHGGDKNYKVIPLTEDSLESIIRIKAAVNAKEYVCFQGDRYMSDKNVITASFMGADAKFPSGPFLVASRLRVPVVFYFAMREKSWKYRFYFKVAAPVARTATRKPEELLFEQYKKELEAIVSRYPQQWYNFYQFWN; encoded by the coding sequence ATGGAGGAAACTAGCCGGAAGGCATGGAACGGCAAGTCAAGAGGAGGCTCGTTTGGGCACCTCTTTTTTATTCTTGTGATAAAGTATCTGGGAATAAGGGCTGCCTATTTTCATCTTCTGTTTGTTGTTCCCTACTTTGTGCCGTTTGCACCCAAGGCCACTAAAGCCATGTGGCGCTACAATCGCCACATCCTTAAGTATGGAAAGCTTAAGGCGGGGTGGATGATTCTGGTTAGCTACTACCGTTTTGGACAGACTATCATCGATAAGGTGGCCATCCTGAATGGCATGGCCAATCGGTATAAGTTCGACTTTGATAACTACGAGGAGTTTCTTAGCGTGCTAAATTCCGGCGAAGGCGTAACTATAATTGGTGCGCATGTGGGCAGCTGGGAGGTGGGAGCGCCATTCTTCGACCACTATGGCCGTAAGATCAATATCGTGATGTACGATGCCGAGTATCAAAAGATAAAGGCTGCCATCGAGAAACATGGAGGTGATAAAAACTACAAGGTGATTCCGCTAACCGAGGATTCGTTGGAAAGTATTATCCGAATTAAGGCTGCCGTTAACGCAAAGGAATATGTGTGCTTCCAGGGCGACAGGTATATGTCGGACAAGAACGTGATTACTGCAAGCTTTATGGGTGCTGATGCCAAGTTTCCATCAGGGCCGTTTCTTGTTGCTTCGCGCCTGAGGGTTCCTGTGGTTTTCTACTTTGCCATGCGCGAGAAGAGCTGGAAGTATCGCTTTTACTTTAAGGTGGCCGCTCCGGTAGCTCGAACAGCTACTCGAAAACCAGAAGAACTCCTATTCGAACAGTACAAAAAGGAGCTGGAAGCCATTGTGTCGAGGTATCCTCAGCAATGGTATAACTTTTACCAATTTTGGAATTAA
- a CDS encoding HAL/PAL/TAL family ammonia-lyase — protein sequence MLIMNQYMGINGLYDILFNRKDFVVSDDIREKVESGYRFLESFSKDKVVYGINTGFGPMAQYRVDDEHLKQLQYNIIRSHSSGAGDPLPELYVKAAMVARLLTFAQGKSGVHIELVDILSKFINHEIYPIVPQHGSVGASGDLVQLSHIALTLIGEGEVIYKGVRRDTKGVLEEVGIKPLGVHIREGLAVCNGTAVMTGIGLVNLINSRRLLRWGVIASVMMNEIAASYDDFMSEVLNGMKFHEGQKRIAEMMRDLSKDSRCLPKREVELYGDTNNEKIFTHKVQPYYSLRCVPQILGPVLEELENAEKVLVNELNSVDDNPVVDTVTKSVYHGGNFHGDYVSYEMDKLKIAITKLTMLCERQMNYLFHDKINGILPPFVNLGVLGLNYGLQAAQFTATSTTAECQTLSNPMYVHSIPNNNDNQDIVSMGTNSALIAKTVIENSFQVMAIHFMAIAQAVDCLGIQDKLSTSTKAIYDQVRAIVPVFIEDTPKYKEIEAMVAYLKSGVMSN from the coding sequence ATGTTGATTATGAATCAGTATATGGGAATTAATGGCCTTTACGATATTCTTTTTAATCGTAAGGATTTTGTTGTTTCAGACGATATCAGAGAAAAAGTTGAGAGTGGATATCGTTTCTTAGAGAGCTTTTCAAAAGACAAGGTTGTTTACGGGATAAATACGGGTTTTGGGCCAATGGCGCAGTACCGTGTAGATGACGAACACCTAAAGCAACTACAGTACAACATTATTAGATCCCATTCTTCTGGCGCAGGCGATCCGCTTCCCGAACTTTACGTTAAGGCTGCTATGGTAGCACGTTTGCTAACCTTTGCGCAGGGAAAGTCGGGCGTTCATATCGAGCTAGTAGACATCCTTTCGAAGTTTATTAATCACGAAATATATCCTATCGTTCCTCAACACGGAAGTGTAGGTGCTAGCGGCGATTTAGTTCAGCTTTCGCATATTGCGCTAACGCTTATTGGCGAAGGTGAGGTAATCTACAAAGGCGTAAGGCGTGATACCAAGGGTGTACTCGAAGAGGTCGGAATAAAGCCACTTGGCGTACACATTCGCGAAGGTCTTGCCGTTTGTAATGGTACCGCTGTTATGACAGGTATTGGCCTTGTTAACCTGATTAACTCCCGTAGGTTGCTCCGCTGGGGTGTTATTGCTTCGGTAATGATGAACGAGATTGCCGCATCGTACGACGATTTTATGTCGGAGGTGCTAAATGGCATGAAATTCCATGAGGGACAAAAACGCATTGCCGAGATGATGCGCGATCTATCAAAGGATAGCCGTTGCCTTCCAAAGCGCGAGGTAGAACTCTATGGTGACACAAACAACGAAAAGATATTTACGCATAAGGTGCAGCCATACTACTCGCTGCGTTGCGTACCTCAAATACTAGGTCCCGTTCTCGAAGAGCTTGAAAATGCCGAAAAGGTGCTTGTAAACGAGCTTAACTCGGTTGACGACAATCCTGTTGTTGATACCGTTACCAAAAGCGTTTACCACGGAGGTAATTTCCACGGCGATTACGTTTCGTACGAAATGGATAAGCTTAAGATTGCCATTACCAAGCTTACCATGCTTTGCGAACGCCAAATGAACTACCTGTTCCACGATAAAATTAACGGTATTCTGCCTCCATTTGTAAATCTAGGTGTTCTAGGTCTTAACTATGGTTTGCAGGCGGCTCAGTTTACGGCTACATCTACCACTGCCGAGTGCCAAACGCTATCGAACCCAATGTACGTGCATAGCATCCCTAACAATAACGATAATCAGGATATCGTAAGCATGGGAACTAACTCCGCGCTGATAGCAAAGACCGTTATCGAGAATTCGTTCCAGGTAATGGCCATCCATTTTATGGCAATTGCTCAAGCTGTTGATTGTTTGGGAATCCAAGATAAGCTATCAACCAGCACTAAGGCTATCTACGATCAGGTAAGGGCAATTGTTCCAGTATTTATTGAAGATACCCCCAAGTATAAGGAAATAGAGGCAATGGTTGCCTACCTTAAGTCTGGAGTGATGAGCAATTAG
- a CDS encoding ribonucleoside triphosphate reductase: protein MNGELLFSTIVKRNGEQVPFSASKIEHAIFKAMRSLGKPNRKQAYNLCQLVLKMLSDICPDCKPTVEQVQDCVEQTLFSYGEFDLLKAYMLYRNQHAQIRDAKELFSNIEVMDNYLKMNDWRIKESANSGYSLQGLNQHISTVITSQYWLSKLYPESIANAHKQGYFHIHDLGFLSVYCVGWDLKDILVTGFKGVDDKAQSKPARHFRTALGQIVNFFYTMQGEAAGAQAFSNFDTFLAPFIRFDKLDYQQVKQALQEFLFNLNVPTRVGFQTPFTNITMDLVVPEFLKDEAIVWGGEILNYTYGDFQHEMTMLNMAFAEVMSEGDAAGSLFSFPIPTYNITPDFKWDNPEYDGIWEMTAKYGIPYFSNFVNSDMKPDDVRSMCCRLRLDKRELNRRGGGLFASNPLTGSVGVVTINLPRLGYEAVGEEDFFQRLENYMTLAKESLEIKRKIIEKHTENGLYPYSKFYLRHIHERYGCYWKNHFSTIGINGMNECCINFLGVNIAHPEGQRFAKQVMHFMRMMLEQFQEETNSIYNLEATPAESTAYRFARIDTELYSDIIVANHGHFAKGAQPYYTNSTQLPVGYSSDLFEVLSLQDDLQTLYTGGTVLHIFTGDSGMSASAAKNLVRKVTGSFRLPYITISPTFSICPSHGYLQGEHAICPICGNRTEVYSRIVGYMRPVNQWNAGKQQEFADRKLFSVSNVE from the coding sequence ATGAATGGTGAACTTCTTTTTTCGACCATTGTGAAGCGCAATGGTGAACAAGTTCCGTTTAGTGCAAGCAAAATTGAGCACGCCATATTTAAGGCGATGCGTTCTCTTGGAAAACCCAACCGTAAGCAGGCGTACAATTTATGTCAGCTCGTTTTGAAAATGCTGTCGGACATCTGTCCTGATTGCAAGCCAACTGTAGAGCAGGTACAAGATTGTGTAGAGCAGACTCTTTTTAGTTATGGAGAGTTTGATCTGCTAAAGGCTTATATGCTTTACCGCAACCAGCACGCACAAATTAGAGATGCTAAAGAGCTTTTTAGCAACATTGAGGTGATGGACAACTACCTTAAGATGAACGATTGGCGAATAAAGGAGAGCGCCAACTCAGGCTATTCTCTTCAGGGGTTAAACCAGCACATCTCTACCGTAATAACTTCGCAGTATTGGCTTAGCAAACTGTACCCAGAAAGCATTGCCAATGCTCATAAACAAGGATACTTTCATATTCACGATCTAGGATTTCTTAGCGTGTATTGCGTAGGATGGGACCTGAAGGATATTCTTGTAACTGGTTTTAAGGGGGTTGATGATAAAGCGCAGAGTAAGCCTGCACGACACTTCCGTACAGCACTAGGGCAAATTGTAAATTTTTTCTACACCATGCAGGGTGAGGCGGCAGGTGCACAAGCTTTCTCCAACTTCGACACATTCCTAGCACCATTTATTCGCTTCGATAAACTCGACTATCAGCAGGTTAAGCAAGCACTTCAAGAGTTTCTGTTCAACCTTAATGTGCCTACACGTGTTGGCTTCCAAACACCGTTTACCAATATTACGATGGATTTGGTTGTCCCCGAATTTCTAAAGGATGAGGCCATTGTATGGGGCGGTGAAATACTGAACTATACTTATGGCGATTTTCAGCACGAGATGACGATGCTCAATATGGCTTTTGCCGAAGTAATGAGCGAAGGCGATGCTGCTGGAAGTCTTTTTTCTTTTCCGATTCCTACCTACAATATTACTCCCGATTTTAAATGGGATAATCCTGAGTACGATGGTATATGGGAGATGACGGCGAAGTATGGCATTCCTTACTTCTCGAACTTTGTTAACTCTGATATGAAACCTGATGATGTCCGCAGCATGTGTTGTCGTTTAAGGCTGGATAAGCGTGAACTAAACCGTCGAGGAGGTGGCTTGTTTGCTTCGAATCCTCTTACAGGATCTGTGGGCGTAGTTACCATTAACTTGCCTCGATTGGGCTACGAAGCAGTGGGAGAGGAGGACTTCTTTCAACGCCTTGAGAACTACATGACGCTTGCCAAGGAGAGCCTCGAAATAAAGCGTAAGATAATAGAGAAGCATACCGAAAATGGGCTTTATCCATACTCGAAGTTCTATCTCCGCCACATCCACGAGCGTTATGGATGCTATTGGAAAAACCACTTTTCTACTATTGGCATTAATGGAATGAACGAGTGCTGTATCAACTTCCTTGGTGTGAATATAGCCCATCCCGAAGGTCAACGGTTTGCCAAACAGGTAATGCATTTTATGCGTATGATGCTTGAGCAGTTTCAGGAAGAAACCAATAGCATTTACAATCTCGAGGCTACGCCTGCTGAGAGTACTGCATATCGTTTTGCACGCATAGACACAGAGCTGTATTCTGACATCATTGTGGCTAACCATGGACATTTTGCAAAGGGGGCTCAGCCTTACTATACCAACTCGACCCAGCTGCCAGTTGGATACAGTAGCGACCTATTCGAGGTGCTTAGTCTTCAAGATGATCTTCAGACGCTATATACAGGAGGAACCGTGTTGCATATATTTACCGGAGATAGTGGAATGTCGGCTTCGGCAGCCAAAAACCTCGTTCGAAAGGTAACCGGAAGTTTCCGTCTCCCATATATAACTATTTCTCCAACTTTTAGCATTTGTCCATCGCACGGTTACCTGCAGGGCGAACATGCAATTTGTCCTATTTGCGGAAATAGAACAGAGGTGTACAGTCGAATAGTTGGTTATATGCGTCCTGTAAACCAATGGAATGCAGGAAAACAGCAGGAATTTGCCGATCGTAAGCTGTTTTCGGTATCTAATGTTGAATAA
- the xylA gene encoding xylose isomerase — translation MSKEFFGSIEKIKFEGRESKNPFAFKWYDENRIVNGRTMKEQLRFAMAYWHTLLGTGGDPFGPGTKVFPWEQASDLMQRNHDRMDAAFEIASKLGIPFWCFHDTDVAGDGSVFEIESRLAKMVEYAAKLQKETGVQLLWGTANVFSNPRYMNGASTNPDFNVLAHAATQVKNAIDATIALGGQNYVFWGGREGYMSLLNTDTKREKEHLGQFLTMARDYARKNGFKGIFLIEPKPMEPTKHQYDFDTETVIGFLRQYNLDKDFKMNIEVNHATLAGHTFEHELQMAANAGMLGSIDANRGDYQNGWDTDQFPVDIYEVTQAMMVIQQAGGFTTGGINFDAKTRRNSTDLEDIFISHISAMDVFARALVVADNILKNSDLLEMRKKRYASFDSGKGAEFESGKLSLEDLREFAKVAGEPTLTSGKQELYEQIINLYI, via the coding sequence ATGAGCAAAGAATTTTTCGGATCGATAGAAAAGATCAAATTTGAGGGAAGAGAGTCTAAGAACCCTTTTGCATTCAAATGGTATGACGAGAACCGTATTGTAAATGGTAGGACAATGAAAGAACAGTTACGTTTTGCCATGGCCTACTGGCATACGCTTCTTGGTACAGGTGGTGATCCTTTTGGTCCTGGAACCAAGGTATTTCCTTGGGAGCAGGCATCTGATCTAATGCAGCGCAACCACGATAGAATGGATGCTGCCTTCGAAATTGCATCGAAACTGGGCATTCCTTTTTGGTGCTTTCACGATACCGATGTTGCTGGTGATGGTAGTGTATTCGAAATTGAATCACGCCTAGCAAAAATGGTAGAATATGCTGCTAAGCTACAAAAGGAAACTGGCGTTCAGCTGCTGTGGGGTACTGCCAACGTGTTCAGCAATCCTAGATATATGAATGGTGCATCTACCAACCCAGACTTCAACGTGCTGGCGCATGCAGCAACTCAAGTAAAGAATGCCATTGATGCTACCATTGCTCTTGGTGGTCAGAACTACGTATTTTGGGGTGGTCGAGAAGGATACATGTCGCTGCTGAACACCGATACCAAGCGCGAAAAGGAGCACCTTGGACAGTTCCTAACCATGGCTCGCGACTATGCCCGCAAGAATGGCTTTAAGGGTATATTCCTTATCGAACCTAAGCCAATGGAGCCTACCAAGCACCAGTACGACTTCGATACCGAAACCGTTATTGGATTCCTTCGCCAGTACAACCTCGATAAGGATTTTAAGATGAATATAGAGGTAAACCATGCCACGCTGGCAGGTCACACCTTCGAGCACGAGCTACAAATGGCGGCCAATGCTGGCATGCTAGGTAGCATTGATGCCAATAGAGGCGACTACCAAAACGGATGGGATACTGACCAGTTTCCTGTAGACATCTACGAGGTAACTCAAGCAATGATGGTAATTCAACAGGCAGGTGGTTTTACCACTGGAGGTATCAACTTCGATGCTAAGACCCGCAGAAACTCTACCGACCTTGAGGATATCTTCATCTCCCATATCTCTGCAATGGACGTATTTGCCCGTGCGCTTGTAGTGGCAGACAATATTCTAAAGAACTCCGATCTACTTGAGATGAGAAAGAAGAGATACGCTTCGTTCGATTCTGGCAAGGGTGCTGAGTTTGAATCAGGAAAACTTTCGCTTGAGGATCTTCGAGAATTCGCCAAGGTAGCAGGAGAGCCTACGCTTACCAGTGGAAAGCAGGAACTTTACGAGCAAATCATCAACTTGTATATCTAA